From a single Sulfolobus sp. E5-1-F genomic region:
- a CDS encoding type III-B CRISPR module-associated Cmr3 family protein yields MQLICFKPLEPTLFRLHGEFDINLKGPYSRAESLNIPLPSTIAGIISTINIENKTVNLDESKKETDQSYTLNGNLWGPIVLYSNITYVYNYLKNKFFLLSNGTIDKTKSIETKATTRIGIALDEKQRVTKEGYIYSVTFRDFENMEFCYRYEGKTEIIGEKVVKFGGEERAAKMYKKEVQINCEKSRKAYVISPLLIEGEEKDNFEITVNNTNIKIEQGVIYSVGLGFNVRLKKRKPIYRAIMPGSIIELDREAQCESIGLYSQIGYGSIVPLKSIEPKQESNELQ; encoded by the coding sequence ATGCAACTAATATGTTTCAAACCATTAGAACCCACGTTATTTAGACTCCACGGTGAATTCGACATTAACCTAAAGGGACCCTACTCTAGAGCTGAATCGCTGAATATACCATTACCATCAACAATAGCTGGGATAATATCTACAATAAACATAGAGAATAAAACAGTCAACTTAGACGAATCCAAAAAGGAGACTGACCAATCGTATACCCTTAACGGTAATTTATGGGGACCAATAGTACTTTACTCCAACATCACTTACGTCTACAACTACCTAAAAAATAAATTCTTCCTACTATCCAACGGTACAATAGACAAAACAAAATCCATAGAGACTAAAGCAACAACCAGAATAGGAATAGCCCTCGACGAAAAGCAAAGAGTAACAAAAGAAGGATATATATACTCAGTAACATTCAGGGATTTTGAAAACATGGAGTTTTGTTATAGATATGAAGGTAAAACGGAAATTATAGGGGAGAAAGTGGTAAAGTTTGGAGGAGAAGAAAGAGCTGCTAAAATGTACAAAAAAGAAGTTCAAATAAATTGTGAAAAGTCTAGAAAAGCGTATGTCATATCACCCCTATTAATAGAAGGAGAAGAGAAAGACAATTTCGAAATAACAGTAAACAATACAAATATAAAAATAGAACAAGGAGTAATATATTCCGTAGGATTAGGATTCAATGTGAGACTAAAAAAGAGAAAGCCAATATATAGGGCTATAATGCCGGGGTCAATTATAGAACTAGATAGGGAAGCACAGTGTGAAAGCATTGGCCTATACTCCCAGATCGGCTATGGAAGTATAGTACCATTAAAATCAATTGAGCCAAAACAAGAGTCAAATGAACTTCAATGA